DNA sequence from the Orcinus orca chromosome 2, mOrcOrc1.1, whole genome shotgun sequence genome:
AATCTATTATATAGtaactgtttatatttttataaaatataacaataccaatattttctaaaacaaaaatatttagtgaGAAAGTCGGCATTATTTTCTAGTTTTGCCCATCTCTGTAATGTCTGCCAAATAGCAGCTGGACCCGTGTAGTGACTTCATCATTCCACTTGCTACAGTATGTTGTTTTGATTGAAGGGTATGAAGAAAGTCAGCCTCACACAGACATGTAGTTAGACAAGGGAGGAGTATTTTAAGTCTTTGCAGGCAGTTGTGGATATTCTTTTCTGATACTATGCCCAAACTTGACAGAAgtggtagttgttttttttttggccacgccacttggcttgtgggattttagttccccgaccagggaccgaacccaggcccatagcagtaaaagccaagtcttaaccactggactgccagggaagtcctgaaagtggtagtttcttaaaggttagatTGCAGTGTGGAGTCTGAAACCTTATCAATGAACTTTTCATACTCTCTGACTTGAAAATCCACCCGTTTATTCTGTACTCTGAATGGATGCATAACTCTGTAACATCATTTGGAAAACGTTGTTCACTGAGTTATACAGGTCTTCCAAATGTTGACCCATttctttatatgttatataaaaaaatcacattcattaatAGCAACAATTTCCGCAGAGAAGTCTGGAAGTACTGGGAAACTGTCAAGGTTACAattgtggaaaaaaattttacCAGCTTTTAATTTCTGCTTGAAAATTTGATCATCATTGGTAACAAATACTAGCTGCTCCCCTTGAAGTGGCAAGCTCACTTCACGTTGGTGAAGCTGCCTGCCTCTCACCTGAGCCAGCACGAGTGCAGGGGGCCAACCACCCATGTAGGCACAGAGGTGCTTTATGCACCCCCATTCCATCGTCACCCAGGAAACCAAAAATGTGTGCCCCAGGGCCCCAAGGACCACACggatgagaaccactggtctaattAACGTCTTACTCATTTCTAGCTTCAGTTCCAGCATTATTTCCCCAAGGAAACTTCCTGAGCTGCCAGTCTAGACAGAGGTCCCAGTTACATTCATATCAAACTTGTAATATGCACAGTCTGGGGTAGTTTTCACTTTATACCCAAGTGTCCACCAGTTTGCCTGACACAAAGCTGGCATTTACTATCAGAAGGGCTCACACCCTATGCTCAGTGCTACCTACGAAGTATCTTACTTAGTGCTCCCAACAACCTTTTGAGGTTACCATTATCACTATCTCAGATTTAAAGATAAGGACACAGATTTAAGAGTAAGTAGAGATTAAGAAATTTACCCAAGGACAGAACTGGTGAAGCTAAGCTCTGACCCTCAGCCTctggctctggagcctgtgtcctCATCTGCTAAGCTAGCCTACATGGACAGGGGTCAAAGGCAACACGGTCACCTCCACTGTTCGCTTTCATTCCATGGCTATGAAATAATGTTTGTCTTAACTTTTACAAAAACCCCAGAGTCCTAGAACATAACATTCTTTAACAAATGATTTCTCTTCAAAGAGCATTTAAAGGCATTTTGTGTGGATTAGATTAGATGGTAATGAGGCACTACTGTAGCATTCTTGGGTCGTAGCATCTAAACTGTTTTGCAATCACTCCAAGTGTACCATTTGTTTTGCAATCACTCCAAGTGTACCATTAATTTGGAAATAAAGACAGAACATTGTTACCTGATCTGCGTTCTCTGCCAGGTATCTGACCGGACTGAAGCAAGCCCTTCAGCCGCTCCACTTCAGCCAAAGTTGATGCGTTTGCTATAGCATTCTGGATGCCAGGAGACAATGGAGACGGACAGTTACTTTCATCTAAGCCTCCACCACCCAGAAAACACTCACAGGAATTCACACCGTCTTTTTGAGTTGGAATATTAAATAGTTCTTTGTTGGGGGAAGAATTTTACTGGCACAGTGAAATCAAGCCCAAAACCAAATCATAAATTTCCAAAATTGGTAAACAGCTGTAGACCCTATTATAAGAGAGCAAATAATCGCTGCTCGTGTCCTAAAATCTTAGCTAATTGAAGTACCTATTTGGAATTATGCTACTGGATAATTTAGGAGGCAGTATTATAAAATTAGGATTTCTCATCAAGCAGGATCTTTCAGGTAgcaaatctttcaaaataaaaattaagacagCATGCAAAGGTAACTAACTGTTCAAATAAAACACATCCTGGGAAAATGAGAAAGACCAGAGTTGCCTCCACTTTGACTGGCTCATATAATTAATTCAAGTCAAAGTCTGGTCATATGATATCTTTAAGCCAGTTTTTCCTTACACAAAAATACAGCTGGATTCTAACAACTGTGGGGAAAATTTGCAGTGTTTGATTTATTACTTGGGTTATTACACAATTTTGTGTCCTAAACCCATAACAGCTCACTCCAGTCCAAGAATCCTAACACATGATTACCTTGATTGCTTCCACATCCCCTGGAGATGGCCCACCTTTCTTTTTGTCAGTTGGCAAACCAGCACCTGGATTGAAACTTGGGAGGGAAGGGAAGTACAAAACTGTCAAATCCAGACCAATAGAAATTGCTTCTCTTTTACTTTCAAAAGCTTTTGAAAGTAATTCAACCAGTGTAGTATCTTATCTTTGTTAACAAACTGATACAAGAAACTCTCTCCTTCAGAAACACCACCCAGTTCATCTTCCTACAGAGAAAGGAGGACGTATATAATATCACACTAAGACTGAATACTGAAATATTTGCTCTGCTACCCTGGTAGAAATCTCATGTGATACATGGACCACTGATGGTCATGGATCATCATCACGCAAATTTAGTACTGTATTAGTCACaggtgtttcatttcattttgcagGAGGCAAAATGCCAGACAGATAATGTTTCTGAAGGTGAAGTGGAGTGAAGTTGGATATCCGGATCTTACGTTTTGCTTCTCCTGGCAATATCCTTTGCAAGTTGTGCACCCCGTTTGCCCTTGAACATTTTCTCTGCTTCCTGACGCTCCTACAGCGACACCACACACATAGTTAATGGAAATAGGAATACCACATGCATTTAGATGCATTCCTcagaaaacatggaagaaaactCTCCTGGAATACTCTGGGCTGGTGAAAATACCACGAAGCCAATTTCACATTAAAAGGAGACACAGTGGTCGCCTTTCTGGTGAAGGTccttgaagaaagttccctcccCGAGTTTCAAGGAGGGGCTCTCAAGGAACTAagaaggttaaaaaagaaaaaaaaatcccccaataaAGGGAAAATCATTCTAACAATTAAAGGTACTGAAACGTGGATTACATTACACTCCCCACAGGGAGTGCATCTAAGCAGGCCGTCTGCTGTGACAGTGCCCACGGCGGCTCTGAGGCTGTGCCACCTCTAGAAAGGCCAGCCCCACACAAGACAACCGGAACTCAAAGTCCCACCATAAACACCATATGCGAAAATTGACTTATCACCCCCTCCCCATTCTCATTATAAACCAATGATAAAAATCACTGGGCCATTTAAAAAGTCAGTAACGAAAGTATAAAGGAAAACACACCAATCTATAATGACTTACAACACAGTAATACTTACTTTTAGTTTCACCTTCTGGAAATCCAGTACTCTGACTTGTGGAACTTTATAAATCACATATAGTCTGTAATGCTTCTTATTTGTTACAGGATTCCTTAGAATACTACAAGAAAAGGAACAATACAGTGCCAATGTTGTTCACAGCACAGCATTCAAGAGGTCCATTTTAATAAAATCTAATGAGTCCATGAAGTAAGGCAAAGTTCACTATTCTTCACATTTCAATGTCATAAGAACTTAACACTAGGGAAATTTTAACATAGCCCAAAGGAAATactttcaatatttgttttttaaaggtacTTTTTACTAACTGATGACTTTAAGATCAAGGCTGGTAATggtgttattttaaaagactttattgtCACCACCACAAATAATTTCCATACCTTAAATAAGTCAATGATTTGAGAGATGCCAAAGGGTCCAGATCACCCTGTAAAATAACAGCCACAGGTAAGAACACGAATACCACACCCCATTTTGATACTGTGAAATGGTGGATGCCTTTGGAGCAAGGACTGATCTTGtcttttatgcatttgtttttcctGCCCCAGAACCGCACAACACTAGCACATCACAGATGCTTGGTACATTTCTACTGAATACCCTGGTTCATAAATTTGAGCTTCTTAAACTTAATATCTTGGCCACAACAGTTTCTGTCTCAACAGcagaagagaccaaaaaaaaaaaaatcatttcctgtAGCAAGTTCAAAAGGACTACTGAGCTTGAAGCAGTGATTGAGAAAAGAAAGCAATGTGAAAACTGCTGTAACTTTTGAACAAGTTGTTCACATAGGGAACCTCAAACCGTGATCTTGGTGTAAGGTGGTTTTTCCTGTTGGTGCCTGGGAGCAACACGGGTATGTCATCTTTGAGGGAAGGCAGCTTTATTCTAGGCGCCCCCAAACctcttcaaataaaattttcaaggACAAGGagtacacttaaaaaataacgtatatattgggcttccctggtggtgcaatggttgagagtccgcctgccgatgcaggggacgcgggttcgtaccccagtccgggaagatcccacatgccgcggagcagctgggcctgtgagccatggccgctgagcctgcgtgttcagagcctgtgctccgcaacgggagaagccacaacagtgagaggcccgcgtaccgcaaaaaaaaaaaaaaaaaaaaaaaaaaacgtatatGGGAAGAAGGCAGGTTAGCTTTTGAATCTTCCCAAATTATGTCATAAAACACAGTGCCATAAGGATAGGAAAACCAAAATGTACGGTCAACTACAAGCAAACTAGATGAAAAGGTACTCCGGCAAGAACCTAACACAGAAGCCAGTGAGGACAAACTACTGTGAGAGCTACATGACTTGCCTGGTGACAACATCCATAAaggcagaagagaggaaaggCAGAGAGGCATCCAAGAGACCCGAGAACTCCAAAGCGACTGACAGGTACCCAGTTTGAGAAAGGATAGGCAAAAGATAGGCATGTCCCAATAATGAACACATTAAGTGTGTGATGACGCCTGAAGGGCTCGAGCAATCTGGGACTTCACTCCACCAGAAACTGCCCTTTCCAGAACAAAGCCCCACATGGAGGAGAAACTGCTAGAACAGATCTGAACTAAGTGGGACAGGGCCAAGAGGGACAATGAGGAAAAAAGTACAAGTAAAAGCAGGAGAGGGCAACACAGCCAGGTGCTCAGAAAGCTGCCACTTTTAAATACCTCACAACAGCATGGGAGGGATCTCTAAAGCTTGCTACTGGCACACCATCACTAAAGGAAATCTAAAGAACAATACGAAAAGTAacaaaggaagacaaatattGCCTGacctcacttttatgtggaatctcaaGAAAAGTCCAACTCACAGCAACAGAGttgaatggtggttaccagaggctgggggggTGGAGGAAAGGGGAGATGAGCTATTGATTAAAgagcacaaactttcagttataagataaataagttctagagatttcAGGTACAACATTGCGACTATAGTTAAAAATAACATATGGTGTACTCAATATGATAAAAAAGTAGATCTCAAGTATTCTCACCGCACACACGAAAAGGTAACTAGGTGAAGTGGTGAATATGTTAgtctgtggtaatcatttcacaatgtatacatatatcaaatttcacattgtacaccttaaacatatatAATCTTCATTTGTCcatcatacttcaataaagctgcaaaaccaaaagaaaggaagaacggTAAATTtagtcacacacacagacacacatacggACTGTGCAAAACACAGTGACGTCTtcacgggggggtggggggcggtgagaTGGTTAAGGTGCCACATTATTCAGGAGGTAGAGGTGCTGGTTAACTGCTTTACACTTGGATAAATATGGGTGTGCTAATTCCTAGGATGCTAAGAATAGAAACAGAGTCTATTTAATAATTAGTTAATCTCTAAACTATCAGAAGGAGAAGTGGAataccaaaaaaagagagagcgagcaatacaggagagaaaaaaaattgcagatagatggaacaaataaaaaattctagaaaagaaagaagataaactcAAATATAccagtaattacattaaacatAAACAAACTATTTCATTTAAAGGTCAGACTTcagactggatttaaaaaaagaatcctatCATATGCTGTTTTCAAGAGACAAATCTAAAATATAAGTACAGTAAAACAATGTAAAGTTAGGATGAAAAAAATGATTATGCAAATACTAATTGAAAGAAAGCTTGTTTTGGTATACTGcagcagataaaatagacaaccagGGTAAAACAGCACTAACAAGATGTAAAGAGGGTCACCACACATAAAAGGTTTATTTCATCAGTAAGATACATGAAATTTGgatatatcaaataaaataacctaaaaatatataaaactaaaattgaCAGAACTCCAAGGAAACAGTCAAATCCACTATCATGCAATATTTTAATACACCTCTTTCGGTGACTGATCGGACAAACAGCCTTCATCTTTGCAAACAGCTTTAAACACAATTACAACACACAGAATATACTGCCCCCATCATGCCACAAGTTCCCTATGAACGCACATACCTCATATAGTTTAGAAAGGACATGCCCTCAGATCAGTGCTTTCTTACTTTTGGAGTCAAGTACTCCTTTGGGAATCTGAAAGAAGCTTATAGACCTCGTCCACCAGGAAAGGAACAATCAGGGAaatagggaagggaggggttaAGGGCATAATAACCTTAAATCAAGTTATATCATATGAACTTAAACATCCAGTATTTAAGTGAGAAATTTAGGTTGCAAAACAATGTATAGTATAAGctcaattttgttaaaaattatacacagagcagaaatttaaaaagcataagAATAATCATATccaaatagagaaaatgaaacttGCCCCCTATCTCATAAGAAACTGGATttcaggggcttccttggtggcacagcggttaagaatccacctgccaatgcaggggacacaggttcgagccctggtccgggaagatcccacatgctgaggggcaactaagcccatgagccgcaactactaaagcccgtgcacctggagcccatgctccacaacaagggaagccatcgCAATGCGAAgcccgctcatcacaactagagaaagcccacacgcagcaacgaagacccaatgcagccaaaaataataaaataaataaataaatttataaaaaaataaagaaacaaagtataatttaaaaaaaaaacagatttcaaaTGGATCGTTGATCTAAATGTGGAGTAAAACAATAATTTCTCGAATAAAACTCTCCAACAAAATTTAATGTATGTCACATATGTAATTTTCTAGTAGTGACATTAAAACAGGagaaactaattttaataatacattgttttacctattttccaaaatattaccatttcaatgtcagtttaaaaaaattgatagtttatattctttttttttttgtactaacGCTCTAGAATCTGTAGTGTATTTTATATTCTAGTATACCTTAATTCAAAGTAGCCCCTTGTGTTTAATAGCTACCATACCGGACACTGTGATTCTAGAAAACAGAATATGTGAGTTTCTTTATGACCCTGGGGTAGGGGAAGCTTAACAGAACTCAAAAGTACTAATAACAACAGACTGATGAAATGGATTATGCTTGAATTAGGAACTTCTCTATCAAGACCCTAAGAGAGTCAAAAGGTGAGCTAGAGAGtgggaagatatttgcaacacataaCCAAAAAAGGCCCTTTTCCTgaattaattaagaaaagaaaaaggatgatgAGATAATTTTCtggattttccaagttttctataaAAGGCATGTAGTACCTTTAACTCCTCCCTGCAAATACGTTTTTCCCCTGTTCAACTTACCAATTCCACAAGACTGTTGTTGGTGAGAATGAGTTCTGTCAGACAGGGCAGAGCCTGATCAAGTCCCTCACCTATAcggctaaaataaaaagaaaaaatcttaatgaaagtaaaaattaagTGAGCTAACAACTTCATCTAAGCCCTTGCCCAGAGGACTTCAAAGCAGGAAGAACCTTAGAGATCTTTCTTCCAACACtctaacagaagaaaaatgaggcacaaagaggaaacttgtctgaggtcacagaaGTGGGATGATTTTAAAACCCATGCCTCCTGAAATGCCTCCTGAAAGCTGCCGAGGGCTCTTTCCACTGCTACACTATCTAATGAGACCTAAGACGAAGAGAAAGTCCTGTGTAAATAGACTTACTTTGCTCATCTCAGGACTTGTGTGCAGGTAGCACAGAAATACAAGTGGTTCTGCATTCACAGCTCAAGCACAAGATACACCAACCAAACCACAACGGAATAGTTAACTCATGAGAaatatacctattaaaaaaaCGCAACTCAACACCCAGAACTTCTTAAAGACATTGTCTATAGACCTTTAATAACTTTTCTCCAACAAAATTTACAGAGATGATGAAcgtgggtcaaaaaaaaaaaaatcttaatttcaaTAAGCAATATTCTAAAAATCAGCTGCAgttaaagaagaacaaatagcAGAGGATTTGAGGTAGAATGAGATGTTCAGTCAAAAATATAATTGTTGAATTTTATGTTATCTCTTTAATATGACCCCtgataatttaaattattattttagaaatcaaCCAAAATATGTACAAAGCAGCATGTTTTTAACTTAAATTAGAAACTTaccatgaacatatatatatacacacaagatTTCTGAATAAATGCAAATAAGACTAGACCAATGACAAATTAATCTCTGGATCTGTATGAGACAAGTGCAGCTCATTTTCCATTTAAGAAATAtgtaggttaaaaagaaaaataaagaaatatgtagGTTTAACTGGCAGTATATACTGCAACTTCTTCAGGGAACTCTGCAACATTTACTCTAGGGGGAAAAAGCTACTTTCCACTAGTAGACAATTACCATATTCTGTTGTTGTTCACTAATAATGTTTTCAGTCTTCTCAACAAAGGAAAACCATCCAGTTTCCTGATTTCATTGTCAGAAAAATCAATGGCATCAAACTGGTCTAAGGTAGCGCCTAGATTTTCAATGACAGGAATTTTATACCCtgcaaaaaggaggaaaaaaaaacacccacacaagtattaatataattaaaaggCACCTAAAACATTAGCAGCATTTCATGTAATTGGACTCACAGCTAATGTTCCTTCCAAAAGTGTTTACCTAACACCTATGCCGTTGCCAGACACTACCAGGTACTGGCACATAGTACAAGGAACAAGACAGTCACAAGTCCCAGCTGCCATGAAGCTTATAGTCTAGCAGTGGACATGAAGATGGCGATGGTGACAAGGGCAGTAATGATGAGAATACTTACTAGCAGTAACTAGTACCTAACAGTTTTCAAGAATATTTCCAAGGTGCCTAATGCTGCTCTAAGCAAGGCCCCAGAGCTAGTGAAGTGGCCTAAGAGGACTTTACGCTGTGAGCTGCTTAACTGTCAGCGTCCAAACGTTGTTCACACATGGTGGACAACAGCCCTCAACCTCTTTTGCAACCCACAGGCCCGATTCCTAGAACTCATTGGGATGTCTTCATGATATCATGACAGTTCCCCCTTACTTCATCTCCCCCAGCTCAAACCCAGAGTTGAAAGTCAATAGTTCACACACAATGGTAAATCACCCTGTGGACAACTCAAATACTCCCTGATTTGTCTAACACGGGCATAATTATTGTGCTAAGTGCtcggagaaaaaaaagaagttaaacgAGCCAAGGTGAAAGTACACAGTGCAGAGCTGTAAGGGCTACATCAAAGTAAGTGCTGCACCAAAACAAGACTCCTCAACGTTGGGGTGCACTTCAGATTCAGAGAGAAGGCAGGGATCACCTGTGCCAAGACTGTGAAAGCGGTCGGTTACGCTTGAGTTGAACCTTTCTCTAAGAAACTCAGTTTCAACAAAACGAAAGTACTGGGTTTTGTcagcaaacaaaaaagcaagcagAAAGCAGAGCCCGCAGCCGTGCTGCTCCGGCGACCGCGCTTTCCCCGTGGGAGCGAATCTCAGGCCAAGACTAATTATCTTATCCCCGGAGAAGCCGCCCCTTAAAATGCTGACGAGCTGCACGCCGAGGCGGAAATCACTACAGGAACCTAACAGTTCGGGGGCTTCCGCGACCCTTCCGCAGGCACCGGGCAGCGCCAGCCTCGCTCCCACAGTCCGCTCTTTGCAATGTTCTGGTAAAAGGGGAAAAGACGACTGAAGCCAATGAGGGGCAAATATCGGGAAGACAATCGCTTTTGTCCCGTACTT
Encoded proteins:
- the SNRPA1 gene encoding U2 small nuclear ribonucleoprotein A' isoform X1, which codes for MVKLTAELIEQAAQYTNAVRDRELDLRGYKIPVIENLGATLDQFDAIDFSDNEIRKLDGFPLLRRLKTLLVNNNRICRIGEGLDQALPCLTELILTNNSLVELGDLDPLASLKSLTYLSILRNPVTNKKHYRLYVIYKVPQVRVLDFQKVKLKERQEAEKMFKGKRGAQLAKDIARRSKTFNPGAGLPTDKKKGGPSPGDVEAIKNAIANASTLAEVERLKGLLQSGQIPGRERRSGPTDDGEEEMEEDTVTNGS